A genome region from Geobacter pickeringii includes the following:
- a CDS encoding type IV pilus twitching motility protein PilT, with translation MANMHQLLTELVNRGGSDLHLTTNTPPQIRVDGKLIPLDMPPLNAIDTKQLCYSILTEQQKHKFEEVNELDLSFGIKGLSRFRGNVFVQRGAVAGVFRVIPYKILTFEELGLPPVVKDLAEKPRGLILVTGPTGSGKSTTLAAIIDKINNERHEHIVTVEDPIEYLHPHKSCVVNQREVGADTKSFKNALKYILRQDPDVVLVGELRDLETIEAALTLAETGHLCLATLHTNSCVQTINRIVDVFPPYQQPQVRAQLSFVLEGVISQSLLPKASGKGRVLSLEVMVPNPAIRNLIREDKIHQIYSQMQVGQEKFGMQTMNQSLYSLLQKRLVAMDVAMARSSDPDELKQMLTSGMRPQGPRPTMR, from the coding sequence ATGGCAAACATGCACCAATTGCTGACCGAACTGGTGAATCGGGGTGGGTCCGACCTCCACCTTACCACTAACACCCCTCCTCAAATTCGGGTTGATGGTAAGCTTATTCCCCTGGACATGCCCCCCCTGAACGCGATCGATACCAAGCAGCTCTGTTACAGTATCCTTACCGAACAGCAGAAGCACAAGTTCGAGGAAGTCAATGAGCTTGATCTCTCCTTCGGCATCAAGGGGCTTTCCCGTTTCAGGGGGAACGTCTTCGTCCAGCGTGGCGCGGTTGCCGGGGTTTTCCGGGTCATCCCCTACAAGATCCTCACCTTTGAAGAGCTTGGCCTTCCGCCCGTCGTCAAGGATCTGGCGGAAAAGCCCCGGGGACTCATTCTGGTGACCGGTCCCACCGGCAGTGGCAAATCGACGACGCTCGCCGCCATTATCGACAAGATCAACAATGAGCGCCACGAGCATATCGTGACGGTGGAAGATCCGATCGAATACCTCCATCCCCACAAGAGTTGTGTCGTGAACCAGCGGGAAGTCGGTGCGGACACTAAGAGCTTCAAGAACGCCCTCAAGTACATCCTCCGTCAGGACCCGGACGTGGTACTCGTCGGAGAACTCAGGGACCTGGAAACCATCGAAGCGGCGCTGACTCTGGCGGAGACTGGGCACCTCTGTCTCGCCACGCTCCACACCAACTCCTGTGTGCAGACCATCAACCGTATCGTCGACGTCTTTCCCCCGTATCAGCAGCCCCAGGTCCGTGCCCAGCTTTCGTTCGTCCTGGAAGGAGTCATTTCCCAGTCACTGCTCCCCAAGGCCAGCGGCAAGGGGAGGGTGCTGTCGCTCGAGGTCATGGTCCCCAACCCTGCCATCCGCAACCTGATCCGCGAGGACAAGATCCACCAGATCTACTCGCAGATGCAGGTTGGACAGGAGAAGTTCGGGATGCAGACCATGAACCAGTCGCTGTACAGTCTGCTTCAGAAACGCCTCGTTGCCATGGATGTGGCGATGGCACGCTCATCGGATCCGGATGAACTTAAACAGATGCTCACAAGCGGGATGAGGCCCCAGGGACCGCGTCCAACCATGAGATAA